In the genome of Acanthopagrus latus isolate v.2019 chromosome 17, fAcaLat1.1, whole genome shotgun sequence, the window AAACTTAGCCATAGGGATCCTAAATGCACCAAGTATTAGTTAATCTAGGATTAGTTCATTCAGGGTTAGGTAGAAAAGTACAGCTCTGCAGGACTCTCAGATTGTTTCTAAATAGTTTTTAGCAATAACAGATGTGAAGGTCTCTGTGCCTAGCAAAAATACATTCTAAGCAATGTCCGGTCAGACATTTGAAATGAAGCTTACTGACAAACATTAACTTAGACATATTATGACTTATGGATTTTCTATTAGCATTGTCAAATGCTTGTGATTTGCTTTGGTTTAGGCACAAGTAACTACATTCAGTGTCATAACTACATCTGTACACCTGCTGGATTTGATGCGTTTGAAATGAGAACGGGCTgccacagaccttgttgtgagcagtttatgtagaaagtattttcttttttcagagcAGCATTGCATCACCACATGGTAGGAAACGTGCATCTTCTGTTGTACTTACTTTACCTTTAGTTTTGTGTACATCTGTTGTATAACTGTGACCTGAAAACATGAACCCTGTTCCAAGAGGATGCCCTCTGCAATGAGGGCATCGGCTATAGCTATGGCATTTACAACGTTAAATGCAGTCCAACTGATGGCATTGGTCTCAACAACCGCTGAAGTAATGAGTTGGTCTTCGGGTAGTTCTTTGGTATTTGGTACAGTACTCACAATATTACTGAGCTGCTCCCTTCAGGCAATGTGTGGTCTTTGTGGGTGAGAATATGCTATATGAGACCTTACACATACATTAAACTTAGGAGTGGTTATGGCACTtaccaaatcattttttttcattagacGAGGGGTGCTTCACATCCAGGACAGTAACGGTATTGATGATCTGGGCCGCCCACGTTGGCAGCTGACATCCTGTCTAGGTGTAGTGATTGTTCTGCTCTACTTCAGTCTGTGGAAAGGAGTCAAGACCTCTGGCAAGGTAGGAAATGACACCATGGCCATGTTTCTTAATGTGAAAACCAAAAGAACTGCAGCTCATACCAAAAAATCCTACAAGTGAGTGGTAACTCTGAACTCTAAGatatggaaacttttttttactctttttttctgtgtaaatgtgtgggTGTTCTGTATGCTTTTacccgtgcgtgtgtgtgtgtgtgtgtttgtacattgtGTGACCCTTCTCAGGTTGTGTGGATCACAGCCACGATGCCCTATGTGGTCttgactgtgctgctgctccgagGAGTCACTCTGCCCGGAGCCATTGATGGCATTAAGGCCTACCTCTCCGTGGACTTCCTGAGACTCTGTGACGCCAAGGTGAGCGTCGTCGGTAGAGAGGGGACAGGAGTAAGATGCGGGTGGCGAGGGtgcagaagaaagaagagggaggCATATGGCCGAAATGTGCTAATCTGTTGTTAGGACATAGTTTGAGGGCACAttttgcaggatttttttttttgtttaagtcaTCATAAACTCTTGAGCTGCCTCTGCATTCATTCCTAAATCTGTTATGATGCAAACAGTCTACATTTAAGGGGCACTAaatagttttggtgaagaaatttAGAATTTTAGTATTCACAGTATTAgtgaggtaataatgcaaacagaaatatttagttttttccataacttaataaacaagctgttctcagaggaaattatggtcaccagaacactgtttgaagttagaaaggtggcagggtccgccaaatacagAGTATAATcttattaaatttaaattttgttttcctttaaggtcaatgtgttgaaaatgaaaggaagTCTGTTTACGTAGGTATGacaaaaatcagtcagtaaAGGTCTTTCTGTTTGGACTGAAATTTCCtcaccaaaactacacagtgcacctttaaacaatcTGCAGTCAGGGCTTTGCTAGCAACCAGATGTTACTGCTAAGGAGGAACAAATGCAATATTGACATATTTTAGTGTTGATTTTGCTTCACAATTACAATATCAGAAAAAAGTATGCTGTGGTAAACAATGTTAACCTTTTGGGGTTTTAAGGGTTAAAAGGGGTAGCTCCTCCTATTTTAGACAGTAAAGTAGTAATATATAGCCTGTTATGTCTCCAGAAGAAgctacatgtaatctgataaaatgcctcCAATGATGTTAATCTGAgtaagttgcattgtggataatgAAGGCACTGGGTTTTGAAAGGCAGTACACTGCTCTAGCGTTGGTCTCCTATATTACTTTTGGACTCATTCGAGATATTTTTATAGAACACTTTTTAttcaacacattatttttttcagatcctGGTACCTACGTTACCCATGATGTATACACAACAgcactcctcaagacctgtaaacacactttgtgtAAAATTGAGCGAGTTACCATTTAAGTATCGCTAGAGAGGCATTTCCTTGAGGCAGAataagagacagaaaagtggTCATGTAACCTGTTTCAAATATTTTCCTTATCTGTGAAACCCACAATCCCATCATTTAACTATCACTTATTTATCATAATAGCAGGCACTAAGAGCTCAATAAGGAAGCATGCAGTTCTAACGGACTCAGTTATGGAGAACGAGAGCGAAAGCAAGGAAGAGAGTGATAGAGAGATGCATGGCAGCAATTGGAGAATTAGATTAGATAGATGCATGGAGCAGTAATTTGCAAAATTACCCCCCGTATTCACTAGTGTCTTTCATCTACTGCCGTTGAATGAGTTTCCTGCAATTATCCCTAATAAtggcttttttcctctcctgtgccTTTTGTTTGCCGCTTCACACAAGTGTGCCTGTTCTGTCGCTCCCCAGGTCTGGATCGAGGCAGCGACACaaatctgtttctctctggGCGTGGGGTTTGGTGTGCTAATCGCATTTTCCAGCTACAACAAATTCAGCAACAACTGCTAcaggtaaaaacacacaggaagaggcGGGAGGGGattcacagagacacacaaaaggAGGGGAGTTGcttctacaaacacacacacgcaacacaaaCAGGTGAATTACAATAACCTTTGAAGCTCCTTGAAACCCGCCATGTCTTTGACACCATGCTGTGCAGCAGACAGCCATAACACCAATCAAAACTGTCGCACTCTTTGAAAATCATCAGCATCCAGCAGGAggcttttatctcttttttaatgtttctgataACTGACACACGGCACTGTCCACCTTGAGGATTCGGATTCCTCCTTGAGCATAATACCAAATCCCTGCAAATATATTTCAGAAACATGCTGCAAATGTCTGACATTGGAAAGAACCGATTGTAATGTCATTTTCCTTAAGACGGTGTTGCTGCACATATACATTCAGACATGACACCTCTTTTCAACCCTTTTCCCTCACAGTCTTATTTATTGTTAGTTTTCTCTACATTTATGCAATTAATTGAGGTAAAATTACACCAACTACAAAAGACTTCCTTCACTTATCTGCGACAAAACATTGACTACCTGACTAATCTATGAAATCTATCGACAGCACGGCCAACTAGCATTCTGTCAGAGAaaagcacactgacacactcttTAACTGACCAGCTTGTCAATTATGTTGATATTGACTGTGTGACAGCTGATGACTGACTGAATTCTTACATTTGCATtctgaagtgtttgtttttctccatctcatTTGATTTTAACGATCCAGAGATGCCATCATCACCAGCTCCATCAATTCTTTGACCAGTTTCTTCTCCGGCTTCGTGGTCTTCTCCTTCCTCGGGTACATGTCCCACAAGCACAACGTCGCCTTGGACAAAGTTGCCAGAGACGGTAAGGTattatttgtctgtgtttgtaatgTGGAGtacatgtaaagaaaaaagcaaatcatTTAAAGTTAGGCAGAACTTACTATGTGTGGAGGATCAAATCCAGTCATTATAAAAAAGTTCCCAGAAGCCATATCCCATGGAATTTGTTATTGCACTTTGGACAGTTGTTTATGAGCCTGATCTACTTATTTggactctcacacacatcagcaaTTTGGCACATTaaatatgacaataaaagacatacagtatattgatATTTCGTTGATGTCAGGTAACTCACATCTCCTAAAACTATCAAGTGTCGCTACGCTAATGTTAAACAATGTGGTCCCTGGTCAAAAGTTTCCACTGCTTCCATACAAGAAATTGCAGTCGCTCGCTTGGCAGCCTTATCGGCTGTAGTCCACAGCCATTCCCTCCAGGAACCCCAACATGctatgacagtcaggtcattAAGTTCAcattaatgtgaacatgatatgacatgttttgtagaCATGTCAGTATGGTACACAGGTCTATGACACGTGCAAAAGTGAACGATTCAGTGCTCTGCAGAAACTGCCAACATGCTGTCCTGGCAACATGGCTAACTATTAAATGATGCTGCAGTGGAAGCAGGACAGTGTGTATTCATTAATTATTCCAATAGACGACGATATTTAAGATGAGCTATCTTTAGTTGCCAAGATGTAATCAATGAAGAAAACCCACATGAACCCAGTGCCTGGATTCAAATGCCAACACTGCAGTTAGTGGAAATGGGTTGCATTCAAGTCGATTACAATTAAACATGTCGCACAAACTCTTCCCCACTTCTGTACAGTTTTTGTGTCCGCTTCCATTTTTGAAATGCTCCAAATGCTAATatatgtttgtgctgttttctgcATTCCATTGTATTATTGTTCCTTAGGTGCCGGTTTGGTGTTTGTTATTTACCCAGAAGCCATTGCAACATTACCTGGATCATCGGTGTGGGCGGTTATCTTCTTCATCATGCTGTTGACACTGGGCATTGACAGTGCTGTGAGTATACACCCACATCCACATGGTCTTAAATAGACACCTATTCAGCCAGGtgacgtgtgtgtttatgcactATAATGCTAACTGAAATGCTTTGTagcaaaacagagaacaaacaacCCATGTAGCAGCTTGGGTATTTTGGAGCTTGAGTGCCCCAGCAGCTCACTGtctctgactttgtgttttgttctgactCCTGCGTGTCCCCTTGTAGATGGGCGGGATGGAGTCGGTGATCACGGGGCTGATCGATGAGTTCAAATTCCTCCACAAGCACAGAGAGCTGTTCACCCTCTTCATCGTTGTTTCGACCTTCCTCATATCCCTCTTCTGTGTCACGAATGTAAGTTTCATACCAGGCAGTCTTTGGTGCATGTTGGTCTTGTGTGATTGTTAATATCGGTCTTTGCAACTTTATACATTCATTTGATCATGTCCACAAATTGTAACTATGACGCTGCTATCTGTAAATGTAACAAACTAAATCATCAGaagcttgttttatttctatttgtcTTTACTGTAACCTGTATGATAAACTTAACATAATAACACACTTTTTATACATCACTATGTTTCTCCAGGGTGGGATGTATGTGTTCACCCTGCTCGACCACTTTGCAGCAGGAACATCGATATTGTTTGGAGTGCTTATTGAAGCCATCGGCATCGCATGGTTCTATGGTGAGAATTCAGGATGGGAGAAAAGAGggcaaaaaaacagatgattcatcatgttttcatggtCGGCAAAGCTGATGCTTTATTAAGGGTTTGATGAGAAATCTGTTGGTATAGGTGTGTTGTGTCTCAATGCTACAGAGTTCTATTAGACATAAGGATGCAGGGGGGTGTCCATCCCACTAATGGTTTTGGCCCCTTcagtgtgtgcgtatgtgtatTGTTAGGGTACAAGAAGATACTGTAGATGTGCTGCTCATGAGAGCTCGCTGAGGTTTAAATGAGACGATTTTTGACCGCTGCCAGTGTTACCTCTGTGTTCCCTCAGCAGTGGTGAGCATCCACATCAAGAAAATTGCAGCTGGGGAACAGGCATTTGTCATGGACAGGAGTCAGCTGTCTAATAGCCGGGTTGTAGATTGCTACGGATGGCAAGTGGTGCGGGGGCATGAAGTCGGTGTCTCTCCAGATGTCCAAGTTCTATTGACACTACATTTTGCGCAGTTTTGACATAATCTCAACCATGCTATATGGGTTTTTTCTTCCAACTTTCCAAATCTCCCTAAGCTTTTGCTTATCTCTACATTAGATGATAgagttttttctaaaatatatCTCTCcagagggatttttttcttgcacTTTAATCGCCCACTATGAGCACAACATGGAGGAAATTCTTTAGTTGTTGGAGTAAATAAGGGCCCAACCCATGATGTGCTAATCAGTGACTTCTTGCGGCTTTCTAAATTAGATGTTTGCCATTTGggtttgtgtctttctctttctaatTGCACAGCTAAAGATTTACTGGTTTAAACTTTGTATTTCAACATCACAACCACCAGCTAAACACAgggaaaaataactttttcatAGAGTGAGAAAAACTAACCCCCATTTTGAAACACCAGCTGGCACAAGGTATTATATAACAATATCTAAAGGTTGGGCAAAATGGCTGACCTGAACTTCCATATTGAGCTCCTTGTCTCAAGTCTACTGAACCTGTCCATAAAGGGCTAAATACTAACTGGGCCCCGGGCAGTGAGGTCAGCATATTGCCCCACTTTGGTGGGTCCTGACCTTGGCAAGTCAGATAAATCAAGCCTGAGGCTTCAGTgggcctttttttcccatcctcATAACTGTTGACATGAACCCTTGACCACTGGTCAGTGTGGTCTTTCATTCTGCTGTCCACTACATGAGCACATTTGGCCGTGCTGAGTACCTGGTCGTCAGTCTGGATATGTTCCTCTACAGTTAGAAATGCCTTCCAGGCAAAAACGCAGGAGTTACAGCCAGGTTTGTGAGAGAAAGACAATCGTGCTAAGGTAAAATGGAGCAGCAAGTTATTACAGTGAGCTCTGCAGAGTGTCTTGGGTTAgtgaaatgatcaaaatgtgtatttctacTGACAACCTTAAGCTTGATGGGTTTCAGCTCGGGTGCCTTCTGATTTAAACTGACAATATACAAAAGCACCAACTGCCTTCATAATATTCAGATATTCTTAATTAGAAAGATGTCATGAATAAAATAGGTGCTCTATAACTGTGTCTTAGAAGTAACATCAAGTATTTCCATGTGATTCAGGAGTGGACCGATTCAGTGATGACATTGAGGAGATGATTGGCCAGCGACCAGGAATGTACTGGAGGCTGTGCTGGAAGTTTgtcagcccctgcttcctcctgGTGAGTCCCTGCACAAACATATTGCACACTGGAACCTTAACCAAGGCCACATAAACAAAGAGATAAAATGAACTGACTTGTACAGTTTCCAGCAATCCATCAGTGACAAAACATCATAAAGACAAGCCCAGATGTTTTCAagtcttttttcctcccagcttTTCCTTCTGCAGGCCACCTGAGTCCTCCTCAAATGAGTCCTGAGGTCAATACATGCAGCCAGCTACTGTACCATATGGCCAGTGTCATTTCTAATTTTTACTGCTGCCCTCTAGTTTAAGTGCCCTTTTGCTCCTTAGATCATTACCAAGGTTAGAGGTTGAAATCTCCCCCTATGAAATGGTACAATCCCCCAAGACCCTCATACGTCATCAGTAGCATTTACGTCAACTTTGTATTTCACATTCCAACATGCTGTCATCAGCTGTGGTAATTTCTCTTGCAGTACTGTTGCAGTCCTGGTTTAATCATGATGCCGTTTGTCATTTCTCTGATGGAGATATAAAAGCATGGGCCGTTGCTTCATTGCC includes:
- the slc6a3 gene encoding sodium-dependent dopamine transporter, with product MLTETVPVGLMSSVVAPEKPTSNTMGPKEVELILVKEQNGVQFTSTTLVAPTPTQTHPSGEEERETWGKKIDFLLSVIGFAVDLANVWRFPYLCYKNGGGAFLVPYLFFMVIAGMPLFYMELALGQYNREGAAGVWKICPIFKGVGFTVILISLYVGFYYNVIISWALFYLFSSFTSELPWVHCNNTWNSPNCSDWADNSSVGDIYKATPAQEYFERGVLHIQDSNGIDDLGRPRWQLTSCLGVVIVLLYFSLWKGVKTSGKVVWITATMPYVVLTVLLLRGVTLPGAIDGIKAYLSVDFLRLCDAKVWIEAATQICFSLGVGFGVLIAFSSYNKFSNNCYRDAIITSSINSLTSFFSGFVVFSFLGYMSHKHNVALDKVARDGAGLVFVIYPEAIATLPGSSVWAVIFFIMLLTLGIDSAMGGMESVITGLIDEFKFLHKHRELFTLFIVVSTFLISLFCVTNGGMYVFTLLDHFAAGTSILFGVLIEAIGIAWFYGVDRFSDDIEEMIGQRPGMYWRLCWKFVSPCFLLFMVCVSFATFNPPNYGSYTFPPWANMVGWCLAMSSMTMVPLYAIYKLCTLPGKFCDRLAYAITPETEHHLVDNGEVRQFTLHHWMVV